One stretch of Halobacillus litoralis DNA includes these proteins:
- the tyrS gene encoding tyrosine--tRNA ligase: protein MDILKDLQQRGLINQMTDEEGLKKHLETEQVTLYCGFDPTADSLHIGHLLPVLMLKRFQQAGHRPIALVGGGTGMIGDPSGRSSERQLNSAEVVQGYSESIKEQLARILNFDEGENAAVARNNHEWLSQMTIIDFLRDTGKHFGINYMLAKDSVESRIEQGISYTEFSYMILQSLDFQQLYQKENCTLQIGGSDQWGNITAGLELLRRSAAGEEEVEAYGLTVPLITKADGSKFGKTAGGAIWLDPEKTSPYEFYQFWINADDRDVIRFLKYFTFLSLDEISELEKEVEAQPEKRVAQRRLAEEMTKLVHDEEALKQAERISAALFSGDIKALSGAEIEQGFKDVPTYHSEEKEPQLLELLVNAGISSSKRQAREDIGNGAVYINGERNQDLKHTISEEDRIEDRFTIIRRGKKKYFLIKFQ from the coding sequence ATGGATATTTTGAAGGACTTGCAACAACGTGGTTTAATCAACCAGATGACAGACGAAGAAGGATTGAAAAAGCACCTTGAAACAGAACAGGTAACGTTATACTGTGGCTTTGATCCGACAGCGGATAGTCTGCATATTGGACATCTGCTTCCAGTTCTCATGTTGAAAAGGTTCCAACAAGCAGGGCATCGTCCGATTGCCCTTGTTGGCGGCGGTACAGGCATGATCGGGGACCCGAGTGGCCGCTCAAGTGAAAGGCAGCTGAACAGTGCAGAGGTCGTTCAAGGGTACAGTGAGAGTATCAAAGAACAATTAGCGAGAATCCTTAATTTTGATGAAGGTGAAAATGCAGCGGTTGCGCGAAATAACCATGAGTGGTTATCTCAAATGACCATCATTGATTTCCTTCGGGATACAGGAAAACATTTTGGCATCAACTATATGTTGGCGAAAGATTCTGTAGAGTCCCGCATTGAGCAGGGAATCAGCTATACAGAATTCTCATACATGATCCTGCAGTCTCTTGACTTCCAACAGTTGTATCAAAAAGAAAATTGCACGCTTCAAATCGGTGGAAGCGATCAGTGGGGGAACATTACAGCCGGTCTTGAACTGCTGAGACGATCTGCAGCTGGAGAAGAAGAAGTGGAAGCCTATGGTTTGACTGTTCCATTAATTACGAAAGCCGATGGATCAAAGTTCGGGAAGACAGCTGGCGGTGCAATCTGGCTTGATCCTGAGAAAACGTCCCCTTACGAATTCTATCAATTCTGGATCAACGCAGATGATCGTGATGTCATCCGCTTCCTGAAGTATTTCACGTTCTTGAGCTTAGATGAAATTTCTGAACTTGAAAAAGAAGTAGAAGCTCAACCGGAAAAACGTGTGGCTCAACGTCGTCTAGCTGAAGAAATGACAAAGCTCGTCCATGATGAGGAAGCTTTGAAACAGGCGGAGCGCATTTCTGCTGCTTTATTCAGTGGAGATATCAAGGCTTTATCGGGTGCAGAAATTGAGCAAGGGTTTAAAGATGTTCCGACTTACCATTCCGAAGAAAAAGAACCACAGCTGCTGGAACTACTTGTGAACGCAGGCATTTCCTCTTCTAAGCGTCAAGCGCGGGAGGATATCGGCAATGGTGCTGTTTATATTAACGGAGAACGTAATCAGGATCTGAAACACACGATCAGTGAGGAAGATCGTATTGAGGATCGCTTTACCATTATTCGTCGCGGGAAGAAAAAGTACTTTTTAATTAAATTCCAATAA
- the rpsD gene encoding 30S ribosomal protein S4 yields MARYTGPTWKKSRRYGISLSGTGKELEKRPYAPGQHGPNQRKKLSEFGLQLQEKQKLRFMYGLTERQFRRLFEEAGNMKGIHGENFMILLESRLDNIVYRLGLARTRNQARQLVTHGHVTVDGGRVDIPSYRVAPGQMISLREKSQKLNVVEEAIEVNNFVPEYLTFDEDKREGTYTRFPERSELPSEINEALIVEFYSR; encoded by the coding sequence ATGGCACGTTATACAGGTCCAACCTGGAAAAAATCACGTCGTTATGGTATTTCTTTAAGCGGAACTGGTAAGGAGCTTGAAAAGCGCCCTTACGCTCCTGGACAACACGGTCCAAACCAACGTAAAAAACTATCCGAATTCGGTCTTCAACTACAAGAGAAGCAGAAGCTTCGTTTCATGTACGGTTTGACTGAGCGTCAATTCCGTCGCTTGTTTGAAGAAGCGGGTAACATGAAAGGGATCCACGGTGAAAACTTCATGATCCTTCTTGAATCCCGTTTGGATAATATCGTTTACCGTCTAGGTCTAGCTCGTACGCGCAACCAAGCTCGTCAGCTAGTTACTCACGGTCACGTTACAGTAGATGGCGGTCGCGTTGATATCCCATCTTACCGCGTAGCTCCTGGTCAAATGATCAGCCTTCGCGAAAAATCTCAAAAGCTTAACGTCGTAGAAGAAGCGATCGAAGTAAACAACTTCGTACCAGAATATCTTACTTTCGACGAAGACAAGCGTGAAGGAACGTACACTCGTTTCCCTGAGCGTTCTGAGCTTCCTTCTGAAATCAACGAAGCTCTTATCGTTGAATTCTACTCTCGTTAA